From the Kribbella sp. CA-293567 genome, the window CGTCACGGCGCTCGTCCGCGCGACCACCTCGGCGAGTGCCTGCCAGTGGTCGCCGTGCTGGTGGGTGGTGACGACGCGGCTGATGCCGCCTTCGCCGATCACCTTGAGCAGCGTGCCGGCGTCGTTGGCGGCGTCGATCAGCACCTGCTCGTCGGTACTGCGGCTGCGCAGCAGGTAGGCGTTGTTGTTCATCGGTCCCACGGCGACCTTGGTGATCATCAGCTTGGCCAGCTCGTGGGTCTGCGCCGGCCCGCCGACGTGAACGTTGCCGTGGTACTCCGTCATACCTGCTCCTCGTATCCGGTGGTCATCCCCACGGCGGCGCCTCGGGCATGTCGTCGCCCAGGGCCGAGCCGTCACTCCTGCCGAGCACCCAGCTCAGCAGCTCGGCGCTGCCGCCAGTGACGATCCTTGCACCGGCAGGGCGGAGAGGCGACGACCAGGTGGTGTCGGTGCTCTCCAGTACTACGGGGAAGTCGCTGGGCCACCGACTGGTCGTGTAGGTCAGCAGCGCGGCGCGGGACTCGGCCGGCACGTCGCTGAACCAGTACCCGAGGCCCAGGTCGACATGGTGGACTTCCAGCTCGTTCAGCCGGGCGGCGGCCAGGTGGTTCGCAGTACGGGTTGCTCCGCTCGGCCAGCTGACCTCTGCGGCCCAGGCGGCCGCCGGTAGGTCCTCGAAGCGCTCCAGCAGCCGTGCCTCCGCGTCGACGAGGTCGCGGACCTGCTCCGCGAGTGGGCGAGCGGCGCCGTCGGCTATGTCGGCCTCCCGCGCTTCCACCGACACGTACATTGGTTTACGGACACCCGTGCGAGCCCAGTCGCACAGGTTGACCAGCGCGTCGGCGTTCCGGGCGACGTGGGTCAGCACGTGCCCCAGGCTCCAGCCGGGGAGCAGCGACGGGCGCAGTACTGCGTCGTCCGGTAGATGGGTAACGGTGTCGAGCAGTCGCCGGCTCGCGGACGGTAACTCCGCGATCAGGCGGCTCGTTGGCTCCGGTGCGACCATCTGCCGATGCTATCGAATATGCTTTCGAAAGCGACCGCGGAACCGGTGCGGAAGCTTTTTGTCGGTGGGCCTCGCTAGCATCCGCAGTGTCCCAGAACGGCCCCAGAATTCCCTCGAGAACGGCTGAGAGTGCGCTTGTGTCTGACCGTCTGATCGTGCGTGGAGCGCGTGAGCACAACCTGAAGGACGTCTCGCTCGACCTGCCGCGCGACGCCATGATCGTCTTCACCGGACTGTCCGGGTCCGGCAAGTCCAGCCTGGCCTTCGACACCATCTTCGCCGAGGGCCAGCGGCGCTACGTGGAGTCGCTGTCGGCCTACGCCCGGCAGTTCCTCGGCCAGATGGACAAACCCGACGTCGACTTCATCGAGGGCCTGTCGCCGGCCGTCTCGATCGACCAGAAGTCCACCTCGAAGAACCCGCGCTCGACCGTCGGCACGATCACCGAGGTCTACGACTACCTGCGGCTGCTGTTCGCGCGGGCCGGCCGGCCGCACTGTCCCGAGTGCGGTGAGGCGATCGCGAAGCAGACCCCGCAGCAGATCGTCGACCGGGTGCTGGAGCTCGACGAGGGCACCCGCTTCCAGGTGCTCGCGCCGGTGGTCCGCGGCCGCAAGGGGGAGTACCTCGACCTCTTCCGCCAGCTCACCGGCCAGGGCTTCTCCCGGGCCCGGGTGGACGGCGAGACGATCCAGCTGACCGACCCGCCGAAGCTGGACAAGCAGAAGAAGCACACCATCGACGTGGTGGTCGACCGGCTCGCGGTCAAGGGCAGCGCGAAGCAGCGGCTGACCGACTCGGTCGAGACCGCGCTCGGCCTGTCCGGCGGCATCGTCACGCTGGACTTCGTCGACCTGCCGGAGAAGGACCCGGGCCGCGAGCGCCGCTTCTCCGAGAAGCTGGCCTGCCCCAACGACCACCCGCTGGCGATCGACGAGCTGGAGCCACGCTCGTTCTCGTTCAACTCGCCGTACGGCGCCTGCCCGGTCTGCTCCGGGCTCGGCACCCGGATGGAGGTGGACCCCGAGCTGCTGGTCCCGGACCCGTCGAAGTCGCTCGACGAGGGCGCCATCCAGCCGTGGGCCGGCGCCAACGTCACGCAGTACTTCGAGCGCCTGCTCGGCGCGCTGGCCAAGGATCTCGGCATCAAGACCACCACTCCGTTCGCGGAGCTGCCGGCGAAGGCGAAGAAGTCGCTGCTGACCGGCCACGACACCCAGGTGCACGTGTCGTACAAGAACCGCTACGGCCGTGAGCGGTCGTACTACACCACCTTCGAAGGCGTCATCCCGTACGTCGAGCGCCGGCACGCCGAGGCGTCCAGCGACACCAGCCGGGACCGGTTCGAGGGCTACATGCGTGAGGTGCCCTGCCTGGCCTGCAACGGCGCCCGGCTGAAGCCGATCTCGCTCGCGGTCACCATGGGCGGCAAGAACATCGCCGAGATCGGCGCGATGTCGATCGACGAGGTGCACGAGTTCCTGGCCGGGATGGAACTGTCGCCGCGGGAGAAGCAGATCGCCGAGCGGGTGGTGAAGGAGATCGGCGAGCGGCTGCAGTTCCTGCTCGACGTCGGTCTGGACTACCTGGCGCTGAACCGTCCGGCCGGGTCGCTGTCCGGTGGTGAGGCGCAGCGGATCCGGCTCGCGACCCAGATCGGCTCCGGCCTGGTCGGGGTGCTCTACGTGCTGGACGAGCCGTCGATCGGTCTGCACCAGCGCGACAACCGGCGGCTGATCGACACCCTGGTCCGGCTGAAGGATCTCGGCAACACCCTGATCGTCGTCGAGCACGACGAGGACACCATCGACCACGCCGACTGGGTGGTCGACATCGGTCCGGGTGCGGGCGAGCACGGCGGCCAGGTCGTCGTCTCCGGCACGGTCGAGGACCTGCGCAACCACCCCGACTCGATCACCGGCGCCTACATCTCGGGCCGTCGCGAGATCCCGATCCCGGCCGTCCGCCGGCCGTTGACCGAGGGCCGTGAGCTGAAGGTATTCGGCGCCCGCGAGCACAACCTGAAGGACATCGACGTCGCGATCCCGCTCGGGGTCTTCGTCGCGGTCACCGGGGTCTCCGGCTCCGGCAAGTCGACCCTGGTCAACGACATCCTCTACACGTCGCTGGCGCGGCAGATCTACGGCGCCAAGACGATCCCGGGCCGGCACACCAAGATCTCCGGGCTCGAGCTGGTCGACAAGGTGATCCACGTCGACCAGTCGCCGATCGGCCGGACGCCGCGCTCCAACCCGGCGACGTACACCGGGGTCTGGGACCACGTCCGCAAGCTGTTCGCGGAGACGCCGGAGGCGAAGGTCCGGGGCTATCTGCAGGGCCGGTTCTCGTTCAACGTCAAGGGCGGCCGCTGCGAGGCCTGCTCGGGTGACGGCACGCTGAAGATCGAGATGAACTTCCTGCCCGACGTCTACGTTCCCTGCGAGGTCTGCCACGGTGCGAGGTACAACCGGGAGACGCTCGAGGTGCACTACAAGGGCAAGACCGTGTCCGACATCCTGGACATGCCGATCGAGGAGGCGGCCGAGTTCTTCGCCGCGATCCCGGCGATCGCCCGGCACCTGACCACGCTGAACGAGGTGGGACTGGGCTATGTCCGGCTCGGTCAGCCGGCGCCGACGTTGTCGGGCGGTGAGGCGCAGCGGGTGAAGCTGGCCTCCGAGCTGCAGAAGCGGTCCACCGGGCGCACCGTCTACGTGCTGGACGAGCCGACCACCGGGCTGCACTTCGAGGACATCCGCAAGCTGCTCGGGGTGCTCGGAAGCCTGGTGGACAAGGGCAACTCGGTGCTGGTGATCGAGCACAACCTGGACGTGATCAAGACCGCCGACTGGATCGTCGACCTCGGCCCGGACGGTGGCCGCCGCGGTGGCACGCTGGTCGCGGAGGGTACGCCGGAAGAAGTCGCGGCCAACCCGGGGTCGTACACGGGGGAGTTCCTGGCCGAGATCCTGCGCGGCCGTGCTGCCAAGCCGAGCGCGAAGAAGGCCGCCGAGCCGGCTGCGAAGACGGCCGTCCTGACGGCGAAGAAGACCGCGAG encodes:
- a CDS encoding maleylpyruvate isomerase family mycothiol-dependent enzyme, which translates into the protein MVAPEPTSRLIAELPSASRRLLDTVTHLPDDAVLRPSLLPGWSLGHVLTHVARNADALVNLCDWARTGVRKPMYVSVEAREADIADGAARPLAEQVRDLVDAEARLLERFEDLPAAAWAAEVSWPSGATRTANHLAAARLNELEVHHVDLGLGYWFSDVPAESRAALLTYTTSRWPSDFPVVLESTDTTWSSPLRPAGARIVTGGSAELLSWVLGRSDGSALGDDMPEAPPWG
- the uvrA gene encoding excinuclease ABC subunit UvrA, translating into MSDRLIVRGAREHNLKDVSLDLPRDAMIVFTGLSGSGKSSLAFDTIFAEGQRRYVESLSAYARQFLGQMDKPDVDFIEGLSPAVSIDQKSTSKNPRSTVGTITEVYDYLRLLFARAGRPHCPECGEAIAKQTPQQIVDRVLELDEGTRFQVLAPVVRGRKGEYLDLFRQLTGQGFSRARVDGETIQLTDPPKLDKQKKHTIDVVVDRLAVKGSAKQRLTDSVETALGLSGGIVTLDFVDLPEKDPGRERRFSEKLACPNDHPLAIDELEPRSFSFNSPYGACPVCSGLGTRMEVDPELLVPDPSKSLDEGAIQPWAGANVTQYFERLLGALAKDLGIKTTTPFAELPAKAKKSLLTGHDTQVHVSYKNRYGRERSYYTTFEGVIPYVERRHAEASSDTSRDRFEGYMREVPCLACNGARLKPISLAVTMGGKNIAEIGAMSIDEVHEFLAGMELSPREKQIAERVVKEIGERLQFLLDVGLDYLALNRPAGSLSGGEAQRIRLATQIGSGLVGVLYVLDEPSIGLHQRDNRRLIDTLVRLKDLGNTLIVVEHDEDTIDHADWVVDIGPGAGEHGGQVVVSGTVEDLRNHPDSITGAYISGRREIPIPAVRRPLTEGRELKVFGAREHNLKDIDVAIPLGVFVAVTGVSGSGKSTLVNDILYTSLARQIYGAKTIPGRHTKISGLELVDKVIHVDQSPIGRTPRSNPATYTGVWDHVRKLFAETPEAKVRGYLQGRFSFNVKGGRCEACSGDGTLKIEMNFLPDVYVPCEVCHGARYNRETLEVHYKGKTVSDILDMPIEEAAEFFAAIPAIARHLTTLNEVGLGYVRLGQPAPTLSGGEAQRVKLASELQKRSTGRTVYVLDEPTTGLHFEDIRKLLGVLGSLVDKGNSVLVIEHNLDVIKTADWIVDLGPDGGRRGGTLVAEGTPEEVAANPGSYTGEFLAEILRGRAAKPSAKKAAEPAAKTAVLTAKKTASKAVAKKAPAKKTSVTAPSSKQTAPKQTAVKQQTAVKKAAVKTTAAKNGKTPAKKVAARKRA